From the Roseateles sp. XES5 genome, one window contains:
- a CDS encoding YebC/PmpR family DNA-binding transcriptional regulator produces MAGHSQFKNIMHRKGRQDAVRSKMFSKLAREITVAAKTGMPDPAMNPRLRLAIQNAKAQSMPKDNIERAIKKAAGGDAENYEEVRYEGYGPGGVAVIVEALTDNRNRTASSVRSTFSKAGGALGETGSVSFSFDRVGEITYKLSVGDADSVMEAAIEAGAEDVTTDEDGHTIICGFEDIGDVSKALEDTLGEAETVKAIWKAQNTVPVDEEKAQSLMKLIDTLEDDDDVQNVYSNFEVSDEVMAKLSA; encoded by the coding sequence ATGGCTGGCCATTCACAGTTCAAGAATATCATGCACCGCAAGGGTCGGCAGGATGCCGTGCGGTCGAAAATGTTCTCCAAGCTTGCCCGTGAAATCACGGTCGCGGCGAAGACGGGCATGCCCGACCCGGCAATGAACCCGCGCCTGCGCCTGGCGATCCAGAACGCCAAGGCACAGTCCATGCCGAAGGACAATATCGAGCGCGCGATCAAGAAGGCCGCCGGCGGCGATGCGGAGAACTACGAGGAAGTCCGCTACGAGGGTTACGGCCCGGGCGGCGTCGCCGTCATCGTCGAGGCGCTGACCGACAACCGCAACCGCACCGCCTCTTCCGTCCGTTCGACCTTTTCCAAGGCCGGCGGCGCGCTCGGTGAAACCGGCTCGGTGTCCTTCTCCTTCGATCGCGTCGGCGAAATCACCTACAAGCTTTCCGTGGGCGACGCCGACAGCGTCATGGAAGCCGCCATCGAGGCCGGCGCCGAGGACGTGACGACCGACGAAGACGGTCACACCATCATCTGCGGTTTCGAGGATATCGGCGACGTTTCCAAGGCGTTGGAAGACACGCTCGGCGAAGCCGAGACGGTCAAGGCGATCTGGAAGGCGCAGAACACCGTGCCGGTCGACGAGGAAAAGGCGCAGTCGCTGATGAAGCTCATCGACACGCTGGAAGACGACGACGACGTGCAGAACGTCTACTCGAACTTCGAGGTCTCCGACGAAGTCATGGCCAAGCTTTCGGCCTGA
- a CDS encoding LLM class flavin-dependent oxidoreductase, with protein MVPFSILDLSPVIEGGTVAQSLANSRRLAQEAEAHGYKRFWLAEHHGMRGIASAATALVIQHVAAGTEKIRVGSGGIMLPNHSPLVIAEQFGTLAALFPGRVDLGLGRAPGTDMRTAQALRRNLDSAANNFPQDVIELMQFMGPPNPDQKVLAVPGANSNVPVWLLGSSHYSAHLAGMLGLPFAFASHFAPDMLLSALEIYRERFEPSQYLDRPHVMVGVMGAAADTDAEAQHIFTSMQQSFVRLRRGAPDAFPPPVDSMEGLWSEQERVMVEHTLQYAVVGGPQTIQRRIADFLALTKADELIVSMPVYGMEARLQSLRLFAEAQQALARAA; from the coding sequence ATGGTGCCCTTTTCCATTCTCGACCTGTCCCCGGTCATCGAAGGCGGCACCGTCGCCCAGTCGCTCGCCAATTCCCGCCGCCTTGCGCAGGAGGCGGAAGCCCATGGCTACAAGCGCTTCTGGCTCGCCGAGCATCACGGCATGCGCGGCATCGCCAGCGCCGCCACCGCCCTCGTCATCCAGCATGTCGCCGCGGGCACGGAAAAGATCCGCGTCGGTTCCGGCGGCATCATGCTGCCGAACCATTCGCCGCTCGTCATCGCCGAACAGTTCGGCACACTCGCCGCGCTCTTTCCCGGCCGCGTCGACCTCGGCCTCGGCCGCGCCCCGGGCACGGACATGCGCACCGCGCAGGCGCTGCGCCGCAACCTCGACAGCGCCGCCAACAATTTCCCGCAGGACGTCATCGAACTGATGCAGTTCATGGGGCCGCCGAACCCGGACCAGAAGGTTCTCGCGGTCCCCGGCGCGAACAGCAACGTGCCTGTCTGGCTGCTCGGCTCCAGCCATTATTCGGCACATCTGGCCGGCATGCTCGGCCTGCCCTTTGCCTTCGCATCGCATTTCGCGCCGGACATGCTGCTGAGCGCGCTGGAAATCTACCGCGAACGCTTCGAGCCCTCGCAATACCTCGACCGGCCCCATGTCATGGTGGGCGTGATGGGGGCGGCGGCCGATACGGACGCCGAGGCGCAGCACATCTTCACCTCCATGCAGCAATCCTTCGTGCGCCTGCGCCGCGGCGCGCCGGATGCCTTCCCGCCACCGGTCGACAGCATGGAGGGCCTGTGGAGCGAGCAGGAACGCGTCATGGTCGAGCACACGCTGCAATATGCCGTGGTCGGCGGGCCTCAGACGATCCAGCGCCGCATCGCCGACTTCCTCGCATTGACCAAGGCCGACGAACTGATCGTCTCCATGCCGGTCTACGGCATGGAGGCACGGCTGCAATCGCTGCGGCTCTTCGCCGAGGCACAGCAGGCGCTTGCCAGGGCCGCATGA
- the ruvB gene encoding Holliday junction branch migration DNA helicase RuvB, with protein sequence MSDETRLLSPEKRGEDIDTALRPQTLDDFTGQAEAREQLEIFIGAARKRAEALDHVLLFGPPGLGKTTLSHIIAAELGVNLRQTSGPVLEKPKDLAAILTNLERNDVLFIDEIHRLSPVVEEILYPALEDYQIDIMIGEGPAARSIKLDLQPFTLVGATTRAGMLTNPLRDRFGIVARLEFYTAEELQRIVRRGARLMGLGMTDEGAREIARRARGTPRIAGRLLRRVRDFAEVARAEAVTQKIADEALTRLLVDNMGLDQLDRRYLSMIAHNFGGGPVGIETIAAGLSEPRDAIEDIIEPYMIQQGFIQRTPRGRVLTANAWKHLGLTPPKDIEATQFRLGLEDE encoded by the coding sequence ATGAGCGACGAGACCAGACTGCTTTCGCCGGAAAAGCGCGGCGAGGATATCGACACGGCCCTGCGCCCGCAGACGCTGGACGATTTCACCGGCCAGGCGGAGGCGCGCGAGCAGCTGGAGATCTTCATCGGCGCGGCCCGCAAGCGTGCCGAAGCCCTGGACCATGTGCTGCTCTTCGGCCCGCCGGGCCTGGGCAAGACCACCCTGTCCCACATCATCGCGGCCGAGCTGGGCGTGAACCTGCGCCAGACCTCGGGCCCGGTGCTGGAGAAGCCCAAGGACCTGGCCGCCATCCTGACCAACTTGGAGCGCAACGATGTGCTCTTCATCGACGAGATCCACCGGCTCTCGCCCGTGGTCGAGGAAATCCTCTATCCCGCGCTGGAGGACTATCAGATCGACATCATGATCGGCGAGGGTCCGGCCGCCCGCTCCATCAAGCTGGACCTGCAGCCCTTCACCCTGGTGGGCGCCACCACCCGCGCCGGCATGCTGACCAATCCGCTGCGAGACCGCTTCGGCATCGTGGCGCGCCTGGAGTTCTACACGGCCGAGGAGCTGCAGCGCATCGTGCGGCGCGGGGCGCGGCTGATGGGTCTCGGCATGACCGACGAGGGCGCGCGCGAGATCGCCCGCCGCGCGCGCGGCACGCCGCGTATCGCGGGCCGGTTGCTGCGCCGCGTCCGCGACTTCGCCGAAGTGGCGCGGGCGGAAGCGGTGACGCAGAAGATCGCGGACGAGGCGCTGACGCGGCTTCTGGTCGACAATATGGGCCTCGACCAGCTCGACCGGCGCTATCTGTCGATGATCGCCCATAATTTCGGTGGCGGCCCGGTCGGTATCGAGACCATCGCGGCGGGGCTTTCCGAACCCCGCGACGCCATCGAGGACATCATCGAGCCCTACATGATCCAGCAGGGCTTCATTCAGCGCACGCCGCGCGGCCGTGTTCTCACCGCCAATGCCTGGAAACATCTCGGCCTGACGCCGCCGAAGGACATCGAGGCGACGCAGTTCCGGCTGGGGCTCGAGGATGAGTGA
- a CDS encoding NUDIX hydrolase yields the protein MSETTRHMIRIDRKPQLFSFRVAGLIFHDGYVLAQRGAKDDYWALPGGRAEIGEDSQETIVREMREELHRDARVERLLWTVENFFSYEGYTAHELGFYYLLSLADAFPFHEEDIVHRVVDGVEVEFRWLKATPTALMAHRLKPQFIADRIERLPATGEHLIVKEGIAA from the coding sequence ATGAGTGAGACCACCCGCCACATGATCCGGATCGACCGCAAGCCGCAGCTTTTCAGCTTCCGGGTTGCGGGCCTGATCTTTCATGACGGGTATGTCCTGGCGCAGCGGGGCGCGAAGGACGACTACTGGGCGCTGCCCGGCGGCCGGGCGGAGATCGGCGAGGATTCGCAGGAAACGATCGTCCGCGAAATGCGCGAGGAGCTTCATCGCGACGCGCGCGTCGAGCGCCTGCTGTGGACCGTCGAGAACTTCTTCTCCTACGAAGGCTATACGGCGCACGAACTCGGCTTCTACTACCTGCTGTCGCTCGCCGATGCGTTTCCCTTCCATGAGGAGGATATCGTGCATCGGGTGGTGGACGGCGTGGAGGTGGAGTTCCGCTGGCTGAAGGCGACGCCGACGGCGCTCATGGCGCATCGGCTGAAACCGCAGTTCATCGCCGACCGTATCGAGCGACTGCCGGCGACGGGCGAGCACCTTATCGTCAAGGAAGGGATAGCAGCGTGA
- the tolQ gene encoding protein TolQ — MEQVGLEAAGSVTLWGLFIQAGFIVKLVMLGLLAASVWTWAIVVDKAVSYGRARRQLDSFEQVFWSGQSLEELYRTLSDRQTTGMSAIFVAAMREWKKSFERGARSPIGLQMRIDRAMDVTLSRESETLEARLGSLATIGSAAPFVGLFGTVVGIMTSFQAIAGSKQTSLAVVAPGIAEALLATAIGLVAAIPAVIAYNKFSADAGKLTARMEGFADEFSAILSRQIDEKLQPRAAAQ, encoded by the coding sequence ATGGAACAAGTGGGTTTGGAAGCGGCTGGTAGCGTGACCCTGTGGGGTCTCTTCATCCAGGCCGGATTCATCGTGAAGCTGGTCATGCTCGGTCTTCTCGCAGCGTCCGTGTGGACCTGGGCCATCGTCGTCGACAAGGCGGTGAGCTATGGCCGTGCGCGTCGGCAGCTGGACAGCTTCGAGCAGGTCTTCTGGTCCGGCCAGTCCCTGGAAGAGCTCTACCGTACGCTCTCCGATCGCCAGACCACCGGCATGAGCGCCATTTTCGTGGCGGCGATGCGGGAATGGAAGAAGAGCTTCGAGCGCGGTGCGCGTTCGCCGATCGGTCTGCAGATGCGTATCGACCGGGCGATGGACGTGACGCTGTCGCGCGAATCGGAAACGCTGGAAGCCCGGCTCGGCTCGCTCGCGACCATCGGTTCGGCGGCGCCCTTCGTGGGCCTCTTCGGTACGGTCGTCGGTATCATGACCTCCTTCCAGGCCATCGCCGGCTCCAAGCAGACCAGCCTTGCGGTCGTGGCGCCGGGTATCGCCGAAGCGCTTCTCGCCACCGCCATCGGCCTCGTCGCCGCAATTCCGGCGGTTATCGCCTACAACAAGTTCTCCGCCGATGCCGGCAAGCTAACGGCGCGCATGGAAGGTTTCGCGGACGAGTTCTCGGCCATCCTTTCGCGCCAGATCGACGAGAAGCTGCAGCCGCGCGCCGCGGCGCAGTAA
- the tolR gene encoding protein TolR, which translates to MSEINVTPMVDVMLVLLIIFMVAAPLMTVGVPLDLPKTQAKALNADTQPITVSVKADGQVFLQETAIPMEEVAAKLQAVATTGYTERIFVRGDGNAPYGVIADVMSRIQAGGFTNIGLVTEQKPDN; encoded by the coding sequence ATGAGCGAAATCAACGTGACGCCGATGGTCGACGTCATGCTCGTGCTGCTCATCATCTTCATGGTCGCGGCGCCGCTGATGACCGTCGGCGTGCCGCTCGACCTGCCGAAGACGCAGGCCAAGGCCCTCAACGCCGATACCCAGCCGATCACCGTTTCGGTCAAGGCCGACGGCCAGGTCTTCCTGCAGGAAACCGCGATCCCGATGGAGGAAGTCGCCGCCAAGCTGCAGGCCGTGGCGACCACCGGCTATACCGAACGCATCTTCGTGCGCGGCGACGGCAATGCGCCCTATGGCGTGATCGCCGACGTCATGTCGCGCATCCAGGCCGGCGGCTTCACCAATATCGGCCTCGTCACCGAGCAGAAACCGGATAATTGA
- a CDS encoding AbrB/MazE/SpoVT family DNA-binding domain-containing protein — protein sequence MRLTEKGQVTIPKDIRDRLNIGPGSEVDFVADEKGARLIVVAGGKAAEPDDFAAWLKSRTGTFDTGGMTADEYMDWLRGPRDDLGSD from the coding sequence ATGCGTTTGACGGAAAAGGGCCAGGTGACGATCCCGAAGGACATCCGCGACCGGTTGAACATCGGTCCGGGTTCCGAAGTGGATTTCGTCGCCGACGAGAAGGGCGCGCGGCTGATCGTCGTTGCCGGCGGCAAGGCGGCGGAGCCCGACGATTTCGCGGCCTGGCTGAAAAGCCGGACCGGCACCTTCGACACCGGCGGCATGACGGCGGACGAATATATGGACTGGCTTCGGGGACCGCGCGATGACCTCGGTTCTGATTGA
- a CDS encoding type II toxin-antitoxin system VapC family toxin → MTSVLIDTDILIDVFGPQTPFKAWSSGVILALKADAQFILSPIVWSELAGTMASEDALAQSLARLNPVREALPFTATYQAGLAHQRYRRAGGQRERTLPDFLIGAHAAVRAHRLLTRDPARYRPYFPALDIISPETHP, encoded by the coding sequence ATGACCTCGGTTCTGATTGATACCGACATCCTCATCGACGTCTTCGGGCCGCAAACGCCGTTCAAGGCCTGGTCCTCAGGTGTCATTCTCGCGCTGAAGGCGGATGCGCAGTTCATTCTGTCGCCGATCGTCTGGTCGGAGCTGGCAGGCACGATGGCGAGCGAGGATGCGCTGGCCCAGTCGCTCGCGCGTCTCAATCCGGTCCGCGAGGCCCTGCCTTTTACCGCCACCTACCAGGCCGGGCTGGCGCACCAGCGCTATCGACGCGCCGGCGGGCAGCGCGAGCGGACCTTGCCGGACTTCCTCATCGGCGCGCACGCGGCCGTACGCGCCCATCGCCTTCTCACGCGGGATCCGGCGCGCTACCGCCCCTATTTTCCCGCGCTCGACATCATCTCTCCCGAAACCCATCCCTGA
- the ruvC gene encoding crossover junction endodeoxyribonuclease RuvC, with amino-acid sequence MQETIRIIGIDPGLRRTGWGIIETLGNSLRFVASGTVTSDGDMDLASRLCQLHDGLAEIVHGYKPDEAAVEQTFVNKDATATLKLGQARGIAMLVPARAGLRVAEYAPNAVKKAVIGVGHGEKQQIHMMLKVLMPKATFVGNDAADALAIAICHAHNRQGLSGRLAKLAG; translated from the coding sequence ATGCAGGAAACGATTCGCATCATCGGCATCGATCCGGGGCTTCGGCGCACCGGCTGGGGTATCATCGAGACGCTCGGCAATTCGCTGCGCTTCGTCGCCTCCGGCACGGTGACCTCCGATGGCGACATGGACCTCGCCTCCCGCCTCTGCCAGTTGCATGACGGCCTCGCCGAGATCGTGCACGGCTACAAGCCGGACGAGGCTGCCGTCGAGCAGACCTTCGTCAACAAGGATGCGACGGCGACGCTGAAGCTCGGTCAGGCGCGCGGCATCGCCATGCTGGTGCCGGCACGCGCGGGCCTGCGCGTTGCCGAATATGCGCCGAATGCCGTCAAGAAGGCGGTCATCGGCGTCGGTCATGGCGAGAAGCAGCAGATCCACATGATGCTGAAGGTGCTGATGCCCAAGGCGACGTTCGTCGGCAACGACGCCGCCGACGCGCTCGCTATCGCCATCTGCCACGCCCACAATCGCCAGGGCCTTTCCGGTCGCCTTGCAAAGCTCGCGGGCTGA
- a CDS encoding MBL fold metallo-hydrolase, producing the protein MPHLLLMFLAAVALAAFAVARPVSAQSETPVSQCQMIARSLPSVTFASFAAEPALQVQTTANEEVRITYVGHSTFFLETPGGVRIATDYNGWFKPPALPTVVTMNKAHSSHYTLNPDPGIDHVLHGWDDASDRGADHDVVVGDAYVRNVPTDIRGWGGAMEPNGNSIFIFEVAGLCIGHLGHLHHELTERQYAEIGRLDVVMVPVDGGLTMGAESMSRVVQRLRSALILPMHRRGPPIGRFLAMFGEGFDVVTDDSATMTVSARSLPKRPTIHILSGV; encoded by the coding sequence ATGCCGCATCTCCTGCTCATGTTCCTGGCCGCCGTCGCCCTTGCGGCTTTTGCCGTAGCGCGGCCGGTGTCCGCCCAGTCCGAAACGCCGGTCAGTCAATGCCAGATGATCGCCCGATCCCTGCCTTCCGTCACCTTCGCCAGCTTCGCTGCCGAACCCGCGCTTCAGGTGCAGACGACGGCCAACGAGGAGGTGCGCATCACCTATGTCGGCCATTCGACCTTCTTCCTCGAAACGCCTGGTGGCGTGAGGATCGCCACCGACTATAACGGCTGGTTCAAACCGCCGGCGCTGCCGACCGTCGTGACGATGAACAAGGCGCATTCCAGCCACTATACGCTGAACCCGGACCCTGGAATCGACCATGTTCTGCATGGCTGGGACGACGCTTCGGACAGGGGCGCGGATCACGATGTCGTGGTGGGCGATGCCTATGTCCGCAACGTGCCGACCGACATTCGTGGCTGGGGCGGCGCGATGGAGCCGAATGGCAATTCCATCTTCATCTTCGAGGTCGCCGGCCTGTGCATCGGCCATCTCGGCCACCTGCATCACGAGCTGACCGAAAGGCAGTATGCCGAGATCGGTCGGCTCGATGTCGTGATGGTGCCTGTCGACGGCGGGCTCACCATGGGGGCCGAGAGCATGAGCCGCGTCGTGCAGCGCCTGCGCTCCGCGCTGATCCTGCCCATGCACCGGCGCGGGCCGCCCATCGGCCGGTTCCTGGCGATGTTCGGCGAAGGGTTCGATGTGGTGACGGATGACAGCGCGACGATGACGGTTTCCGCCCGCAGCTTGCCGAAGCGCCCGACGATTCATATTCTCTCCGGCGTTTGA
- the ruvA gene encoding Holliday junction branch migration protein RuvA: MIGKLKGTIDEIGEDHVVLDVHGVGYVAHCSARTLGKLGSAGEAAVLFIETYVREDQFKLFGFLTALEREWFRLLQSVQGVGSKVALAVLSTLTPGELANAIALQDKTAVSRAPGVGPKVAVRIITELRNKAPAFAGEAAASIGLKQEIGEGVAAAPVADAVSALTNLGYSRDQAANAVAAALKNGGEGADSAKLIRLGLKELSR; this comes from the coding sequence ATGATCGGCAAACTCAAAGGCACCATCGACGAGATCGGCGAAGACCACGTGGTGCTCGACGTGCACGGGGTCGGCTATGTCGCCCATTGTTCGGCGCGCACGCTCGGCAAGCTCGGCTCGGCCGGCGAGGCGGCGGTGCTGTTCATCGAGACCTATGTGCGCGAGGACCAGTTCAAGCTGTTCGGCTTCCTGACGGCGCTGGAGCGGGAATGGTTCCGGCTGCTGCAGAGCGTGCAAGGCGTCGGCTCCAAGGTCGCGCTGGCGGTGCTGTCCACGCTGACGCCCGGGGAACTGGCGAACGCCATCGCATTGCAGGACAAGACGGCGGTGTCGCGTGCGCCCGGCGTCGGGCCGAAAGTGGCGGTGCGCATCATCACGGAACTGCGCAACAAGGCGCCGGCCTTTGCCGGCGAGGCCGCAGCTTCCATCGGCCTCAAGCAGGAGATCGGCGAGGGCGTCGCCGCCGCGCCTGTCGCCGATGCCGTTTCGGCGCTCACCAATCTCGGCTATTCGCGCGACCAGGCGGCCAATGCCGTCGCGGCGGCGCTGAAGAACGGCGGGGAGGGGGCCGACAGCGCCAAGCTCATCCGCCTCGGCCTCAAGGAATTGTCGCGGTGA
- the tolB gene encoding Tol-Pal system beta propeller repeat protein TolB codes for MFRRNLLRLLVVLTGLAASLPQAWALVEININKGNVEPLPIAVTDFVASGDLGQRITDVIAADLKRSGLFAPVGKQAFIEKISNPDQPPRFEDWKVINAQALVTGRVTQESDGRLRAEFRLWDTFAGQQLTGQQFYTQPENWRRVAHIIADAIYERLTGEKGYFDTRIVYVAESGPKTARKRQLAIMDQDGFNARALTNSNELVLTPRFSPNRQEITYMSFEGNQPRVYLLQLETGQREVVGNFPGMTFSPRFSPDGQKVIMSLQQEGNSNIYTMDLRSRTTTRLTSTAAIDTSPSYSPDGTQIVFESDRGGKPQLYVMGADGSGQRRISFGDGSYSTPVWSPRGDLIAFTKMSGGKFSIGVMKTDGSGERILTTGFHNEGPTWAPNGRVLMFFRQSAGAGGPQIYSIDLSGYNEQPIQTKGFASDPAWSPLLE; via the coding sequence ATGTTCAGACGCAATCTCCTCCGACTCCTGGTCGTGCTGACCGGCCTTGCGGCCTCTCTGCCGCAGGCCTGGGCGCTTGTGGAAATCAACATCAACAAGGGTAATGTCGAGCCGCTGCCGATCGCGGTGACGGACTTCGTTGCCAGTGGCGATCTCGGCCAGCGCATCACCGACGTGATCGCGGCGGACCTGAAGCGCTCCGGCCTCTTCGCGCCGGTCGGCAAGCAGGCCTTCATCGAGAAGATCTCCAACCCCGACCAGCCGCCGCGCTTCGAGGACTGGAAGGTCATCAACGCGCAGGCCCTCGTCACGGGCCGCGTGACGCAGGAAAGCGATGGCCGCCTTCGCGCCGAATTCCGCCTGTGGGACACCTTTGCCGGCCAGCAGCTGACCGGCCAGCAGTTCTACACGCAGCCGGAAAACTGGCGTCGCGTGGCGCATATCATTGCCGATGCGATCTACGAGCGCCTGACCGGTGAAAAGGGCTACTTCGACACCCGCATCGTCTATGTCGCCGAAAGCGGCCCGAAGACGGCCCGCAAGCGCCAGCTCGCCATCATGGACCAGGACGGTTTCAACGCCCGCGCGCTGACGAACTCCAACGAGCTCGTGCTGACGCCGCGCTTCTCGCCGAACCGCCAGGAAATCACCTACATGTCCTTCGAGGGCAACCAGCCGCGCGTCTACCTGCTCCAGCTTGAGACCGGGCAGCGCGAAGTGGTCGGCAACTTCCCGGGCATGACCTTCTCGCCGCGCTTTTCGCCGGATGGCCAGAAGGTCATCATGAGCCTGCAGCAGGAAGGCAATTCCAACATCTATACGATGGACCTGCGCTCGCGCACCACGACGCGCCTCACCTCGACCGCGGCGATCGACACCTCGCCCTCCTATTCGCCCGACGGCACGCAGATCGTGTTCGAGAGCGACCGGGGCGGCAAGCCGCAGCTCTACGTGATGGGCGCCGACGGCTCCGGCCAGCGCCGTATTTCCTTCGGCGACGGCTCCTACTCCACGCCGGTCTGGTCCCCGCGCGGCGACCTCATCGCCTTCACCAAGATGTCGGGCGGCAAGTTCTCGATCGGCGTGATGAAGACGGACGGTTCGGGCGAACGCATCCTGACCACGGGCTTCCACAATGAAGGCCCGACCTGGGCGCCGAACGGCCGCGTGCTGATGTTCTTCCGCCAGAGCGCAGGCGCCGGCGGACCGCAGATCTATTCGATCGATCTTTCCGGCTACAACGAGCAGCCGATCCAGACGAAGGGCTTCGCATCCGACCCGGCCTGGTCGCCGCTTCTGGAATAG
- the ybgC gene encoding tol-pal system-associated acyl-CoA thioesterase, giving the protein MTGTTHPLAGELTEAGHRLVQRVYYEDTDFSGVVYHARYLHFLERGRTDYLRLLGVEQGSLILEEDREGLVFVVHRMEIDFKAPARMDDILTILTSTEKAGGAKMILNQEIRRGDQLLIATRVIIAVINAAGRPRRLPEALAARFLAKTQEVRAVAGR; this is encoded by the coding sequence GTGACCGGAACGACCCATCCGCTTGCCGGCGAACTCACCGAGGCGGGCCACCGGCTCGTGCAGCGGGTCTACTACGAGGACACGGATTTTTCCGGCGTCGTCTATCACGCCCGCTACTTGCATTTCCTGGAGCGCGGACGGACCGATTACCTGCGGCTGCTCGGCGTGGAGCAGGGCAGCCTGATCCTGGAGGAGGACCGGGAAGGCCTCGTCTTCGTCGTGCACCGCATGGAGATCGACTTCAAGGCGCCGGCGCGGATGGACGATATCCTGACCATCCTGACCTCCACCGAGAAGGCGGGCGGGGCGAAGATGATCCTCAACCAGGAAATCCGCCGCGGCGACCAGCTTCTGATCGCTACGCGCGTCATCATCGCCGTCATCAATGCCGCGGGTCGTCCCCGCCGGCTGCCGGAAGCTCTCGCGGCGCGCTTTCTTGCCAAGACGCAGGAAGTTCGCGCTGTCGCCGGCCGGTAA